The nucleotide window AGCGTGTGTTTGCTCTGGCCGTTATTATTTACCACCAGGTATTTCTCAGAACCGGAAAGGACCATGTTCAGCGGAAGATCTCCCAGTGGCAGGGAACGGCCTGCTGGCGTAAGTGCCCAGCCATTGGGCAACAATATCCGTGAAGCCACGGTATCTGTTGTTTTTTGTGCGACCGCCTGCAGAGAGGCCAGCAGCAACATACTGAAAACCAGTTTTTTCATATGCATATCAGGTAATAAGCCGGTAAAAATAGCGCAGCAACACAAGCAGATACAATAGCCCTCACAATTGATAATACTAATATAATATATGAATTCCGTTCTTTTAAGTGTTTACAAAAAGCGAAGGCCCCATTGGTGTAGAAACCAATGGGGCCTTCGCTTTATATACATTTCTATGTTCGCTCCTATCTCCTCACATCAACATCATCACTAAACATCATCACCATCACCGTTACATGTTTCTGCGATATTGTCCACCTACTTCATAAAGCGCATGAGTGATCTGTCCAAGTGAACAGTGTTTCACGGTCTCCATGAGTTCTGCGAAGAGGTTGCCATTGTTGACAGCCACCTGTTGCAGTTGTTTGAGGGCAGCCTCGCTCTTGTTCCTGTGCCGTTGCTGGAAGGCTTCCAGGGTATTGATCTGGAAGGTTTTTTCTTCTGTGGTGGAGCGGATCACTTCTGCCGGGATAATGGTGGGTGAACCATTTTTATTCAGGAAGGTGTTAACGCCTATGATAGGGTATTCACCAGTGTGTTTGAGTGATTCGTAGTAGAGACTCTCTTCCTGTATTTTGTTGCGCTGGTACATTCTTTCCATAGCGCCCAGTACGCCACCGCGTTCTGTGATACGGTCAAATTCCGCCAGCACGGCCTCTTCTACCAGGTCGGTCAGTTCTTCAATGAAGAAGGAACCCTGTACCGGGTTTTCGTTTTTGGCGGTACCCAGTTCGCGGTTGATGATCAGCTGAATAGCCATCGCCCTTCTCACACTTTCTTCTGTAGGCGTGGTGATGGCTTCATCATATGCGTTGGTATGCAGGGAGTTGCAGTTATCGTAGATAGCATACAGGGCCTGCAATGTGGTACGGATATCGTTGAAATCAATCTCCTGAGCATGGAGACTGCGGCCGGAAGTCTGAATATGATATTTCAGTTTCTGGGAACGGTCGTTGCCTTTGTATTTGTATTTGATGGCTTTGGACCAGATACGGCGGGCTACGCGGCCGATCACCGAATATTCAGGATCCATACCATTACTGAAGAAGAACGAGAGGTTCGGCGCAAAATCGTCGATATTCATGCCTCTGCTGAGATAGTACTCCACATAGGTGAACCCGTTAGCCAGTGTAAAGGCCAGCTGGGTGATCGGATTGGCGCCGGCTTCCGCGATATGGTAACCGGAGATACTGACAGAATAGAAGTTACGCACCTTCTGATGGATGAAATACTCCTGTACGTCTCCCATGAGCTTCAGTGCAAATTCTGTAGAGAAGATACAGGTATTCTGTGCCTGATCTTCCTTGAGAATATCTGCCTGCACAGTACCTCTTACTGTACTGAGGGCATAGGCACGGATCTTTTTGTATACATCTTCAGGCAGTACTTCATCGCCGGAGATACCCAGGAGCTGCAGTCCCAGTCCGTCGTTACCTGCGGGCAGGTCACCACTGTAATGCGGCAGCGGATGGTCTTTGAATTTTTTCTGGATGGTGGCTTTTACCTGTTCGGTAAGACCGTTTTCAACAATATATTTCTCGCACTGCTGATCGACGGCGGCATTCATGAAGAAAGCCAGCAACACCGGCGCAGGGCCGTTGATAGTCATGGATACAGAGGTCTTCGGATCGCAGAGATCGAAGCCGCTGTATAGCTTTTTGGCATCATCCACAGTTGCGATGCTCACGCCGGAGTTTCCGATTTTGCCATAGATATCCGGGCGAACGGCAGGGTCTTCCCCGTAGAGGGTTACGCTGTCAAATGCAGTAGACAGGCGTTTGGCCGGCTGATCGATGGATACGTAGTGGAAGCGTTTGTTGGTCCTTTCAGGGCCACCTTCACCGGCGAACATGCGGGTAGGATCTTCCCCTTCCCTTTTGAGCGGGAATACACCAGCTGCATAAGGAAATTCACCTGGTACATTTTCTGTGAGCTGCCAGCGCAGGATATCACCCCAGTCTTTGTATTTAGGAAGGCTAACTTTCGGTATGCGGCTGTGGCTGAGGCTTTCTGTAAAGAGCGGCAATTTGATCACCTTATCCCTAACCTGGAATTCGTAGAAGTCGGCTGCATATTTTTTCAGCAGCGACGGCCATTCGTCTACCAGTTTTTTGCATTCAGGATGCAGGGAGGCCTGCAGCTGTGACTGTATATCTGCCAGCATCGCAGCTTTTGACGGATCAATATCTATCACGCCCTGGATCTGATACAGCTGCGTAGCTATTTTACACTGTTCATCTACCCACTTACTGTAGTCAGCAATCGCTTCCCCTATTTCGGCGAGGTAGCGTACCCTGGCAGGCGGGATGATCTGCGATTTGGTAGTGGTGGATTTGAGGCTTTCATGTACCAGCGGTCCAAAGGGAGCGCTGGTTTTTTCCACTACTTTTTCCATCACCCTTTCAAAGAGCAGGTTGATGCCTGCATCGTTGAACTGGGAAGCGATGGAGCCTACCACCGGTAGTTCCTCGTCTTTAGCAGTCCAGAGGCTGTGGTTACGTTTGTATTGTTTGCGCACATCGTGCAGTGCATCGAGGGCGCCGGCTTTGTCAAATTTGTTGATAGCAATGACGTCTGCATAGTCCAGCATGTTGATTTTTTCCAGCTGGGATGCTGCACCGTATTCAGGCGTCATTACATACAGCGATACATCACAGTAATCGGTGATGGCAGTGTCGCTCTGACCGATACCGGAAGTTTCGAGGATGATGAAATCGAAGCCTGCCAGTTTGCAGATATCGATGGCTTCCTGGATATGTTCGCTGATAGCTTTGTCGCTTTCCCGGGTAGCGAGAGAGCGCATATAGGCCCGTGGGTGGTGGATGGCGTTCATGCGGATACGGTCACCCAGCAAGGCGCCACCGGTTTTCTTTTTGGACGGGTCTACCGATATCACGGCTACGGTCTTGTCGCTGAATTGGGTCAGGTAGCGGCGCACTAGTTCGTCTGTCACGCTACTTTTACCAGCGCCGCCGGTGCCGGTGATACCCAGCACAGGGGTTGCATTGTCTTCTGCAGGTGTATTGGTAATCTGAGTACCTGCCTCAACATCCACTGTTACTGCTTTTCGGGCTTTTACGCCGCTCAGCAGTGCTACCGGCATGTCATTTTCCGCCAGGCTGATGCCGCGGGCGATGATCTTAGGATTCCTGCTTTTTTTCAGCTGCGGGATATCTTCCACATTACTGCCGCTGGCCAGCGGTTTAACAGGGATGTCACACTGACGGATGAGGTCTTCGATCATACCTTCCAGCCCCATCTGACGGCCATCATCCGGAGAGTACAGCCGGGCAATACCGTAAGCATGCAGCTCTTCTATCTCTGTAGGCAGGATGGTACCACCTCCGCCACCGAAGATCTTGATATGTCCGCACCCTTTCTCCTGCAACAGGTCGTACATGTATTTAAAAAACTCTACGTGCCCTCCCTGATAAGAGGTAACGGCAATACCCTGTGCATCTTCCTGAACAGCACAGTCTACTATTTCTGCAGCGGAACGGTTGTGACCCAGATGGATCACTTCGGCGCCTTTTGCCTGCATAATCCTCCGCATGATATTGATGGCGGCATCATGCCCGTCAAATAAAGCTGCTGCAGTTACAATGCGAACCTTATGTTGTGGTGTATATGACATATGATCTTTTTTTCTCTCACAATGGGACCAGGGGAGCAAAGGGGCAGCAAACCGCTGTCACTTTTCCAGAGACCTTTGCAAGCAATGCAAGTTACGGAAAAAGCGGCTCAACTACAGGCCTACCATGGGTTTAGAAGAGATTAAACAGGAAAACAGTCTTATTGCAAATTATTTAACCATTCCTGAAAAGGGTTAGTTTTTCCCTAAAACGACTTTCCCCTGTACCATCAACCGGCACAAGGGAAAGTGAACGAATAAGACACCATGCAAAAGTGCTTAGCAGCCTTCTTGTTTCATAACGTGGAATTATAAAATCAAACTATTGATAAAATATTTATTGATTTCTTTTTGGCATACTTGATAAAAGGAAAATTTCTAATACCGCTTCGTTGGCAATACGTACTACGCTGATTTAAATTCTGGTTTTCATCTACCCCTGAAAAACCGTTTTTTCAGGATGTGTATATTTTACACAATCTTACTTAATTTTTTGTTAAAAACAAACTTTTTTTTCATTTTCTGGAGAAATAAATCAAAAAATGGTTTGTACCGGGCACAAGGGATCTAACCCTTCCTGGCAAAGGGTTTGAATACGATTAATATTAACGGGAAAACGAGTGGGAAACGAAGTAGCAGCTAAAAAAATATCATACGTTCTTATCTAGAAGCCTATGCCCAGATAACGCTTTTTACGCTGGTCGTATTTCTCAAAATTAAACTTGTAGAGTTTGGCAGGTCGGTGCGGTACATCTTCTTCTTCTTCATTCAGGTCCAGCAAAAGGTCCATTGAAAGAAACTTCTTGCGGAAATTACGGCGGTCCAGCTCTACATCCAGGATGGCTTCGTACAGGTTTTGCAGCTCGCGCAAGGAGAATTTTTTCGGCAACAGGTTGAAGCCCACAGGCTGTACCATCACCTGTTGTTTGAGCCGTTCGTGGCAGGTATCCAGAATCTGTTTATGGTCGAACGCCATATTCTGTAAGTCTTTCACAGAATGCCAGTGCAGATCGTTATTATTTTTTTTCAGTTCTACATGTTCAATATTCACGAGCGAATAATAGGCTACTGTAATTACACGGCCCGCAGGGTGACGGTTGATAGCACCGAAGGTCTGCACCTGCTCCATATACACATTATCCAGACCTGTCCGTGCTTTGAGCACTCTGTAGGCTGCCTCGTCCAGCTCTTCATCCGGCCGTACAACATCTCCCAGTAATGACCATTTGCCTTTATATTCTTTCAGATCGGATTCAATCAACAACACTTTCAGCTCATCGTTATTAAATCCAAAAATGACACAGTCCACCGAAATGGCGACTTTGAAATAGCTCTTTATCTCAACAAGGTGAGTATTGATGTTTTTGGTGTACATAGACATCATAAAATACGTGGAATTTCTGTTATGATTCTAAATCTTGCTGAAAGGTATTCATTATCCGAATGAAAGCAAAAATTAGCCTGTTAAAAGCAGAAAAAAAGCGGATTTTTTTGCCTGTTTATAAGGAAGCAGAAAGATAAGTTTATTTTTACAGCTCAGTATTCGATAATTATGTACACAAAGGAAATAGAAATAACCCTGACACAGCTGGCCAAAGATCTGCTCAGCCACCTGCAGCAACAAACACTGTTGCAATCCATTGATGAAACCCTGGAAGCATTACGTCGGGTAATCACATACAACGACTGGCGCTACTATGTGCAAAGTGATCCGGTACTCAGCGACTACGAATATGATCAGCTCTTTGCCTGGCTCAAAAAACTGGAACAGGAACGTCCGGACCTCATCAGTCCCGACTCTCCCACCCAGCGCGTCGCCAAAGGGCTCACCAAGGAGTTTGTCACCGTACAGCACCTGGTGCCTATGCTCAGTCTCGAAAACTCCTACAATGCCGACGATCTGATCGACTGGGACCGCAAAGCCCGCGAAGGCGCCGGGCTGCCGGAGATAGAGTATTGTATTGAACCGAAGTTTGATGGTGCCAGCATCTCACTCATTTATGAGAACGACCGCCTTACCCGCGGTGCCACCCGTGGTGACGGTATTGCAGGAGAAGACATTACCACCAATATCCGGCAAATACGTTCTATTCCACTGTCTGCCAGCTTCTCCAAATATGGTATCCATCAGATAGAAATACGCGGCGAAGTACTGATCAACAAAAACACCTTCAAAGCATTCAACGATAAACGCATTGCCGAGAACCTGCCACCACTGGCCAATCCACGCAACGCCGCCTCCGGCTCGCTGCGCATGGTAGACCCTAATGAAGTGGCCAAACGCGGACTGGAAGCTTTTCTCTACCATATGAGTTATCATACCATGGAAGACGAACAGCAGGAACCCGATGCCATCAAAACACATAGCGGTACACTCGACCTCCTGTCCACACTCGGTTTCCGTAGCCCTGCCAAAGAGAAAAAAGTAGTAACAGGCATCCAGGCTGTCATCGATTACTGCCTGCAGTTTGAAGCAGAACGCGACAACCTGCCTTATGAGATTGATGGCATGGTGATCAAGGTAAATGATTATGCCCTGCAGGATAAACTGGGGATGACCACCCACCATCCACGCTGGGCCATCGCCTATAAATTCAAAGCACGCCAGGCTACCAGCAGACTGCGTGCTGTAGAATTCCAGGTAGGCCGTACCGGCTCTATCACCCCGGTAGCTAAAATAGATCCGGTACATATCGGTGGCGTAACCGTTTCTTCTATCTCCCTGTTCAACGAAGACGTGATCCGGGAAAAAGATCTCAAACTGGGCGACATGGTACTGGTAGAAAGAGCCGGCGATGTAATCCCTTATATCGTGAAGTCGGTTGCCGACCTGCGCACCGGCGAAGAACAGGATATCATATTCCCTACCAGCTGCCCCGTTTGCAGCGACAAACTGGTAAAACCGGAAGAAGAAAGTGTATGGCGCTGCACCAATATCAATTGTGAAGCTCAGGTGGTAGAACGTATGATCCACTTTGTCAGCAAAGATGCCATGGACATCAAAAGCTTCGGAGAAAGCAACGTGCGCAAGTTCTACACCCAGGGCCTGATGAAAGACATCCCTGGCATCTATCAGCTGGACTTCGATAAGATCGGCGCCATGGAAGGCTTTGGTAAAAAATCGCTCAGCAATCTGCAAACAGCCATAGAGCAGTCCAAAGCCCAGCCGCTGCATCGCCTGATATTCGGCCTGGGCATCCGCTATGTAGGTGAAACTACCGCCAAAACACTGGCCAATGCCGTCACCAATATCATGGACCTGAAAGACTGGACAGAAGAGCAGATACTTGCCCTGGAAGACATCGGTCCAAAAGTAGCCGGTGCCATCCGTCAGTTCTTCGCCAATGAAGATAATATCCATATGCTCGAAAAACTGGCTTCGCTGGGCATCAACATGACCAACACCAAAAGCCAGCTGCATACTTCCGGTACCCTCAGCGAACAAACCTTCCTCTTTACCGGTACCCTCCACAAGCTGAAACGCAGTGAAGCAGAAGAAATGGTAGAACAACAGGGCGGTAAAATCATGAGCGGCGTAAGCAGTAAACTCAACTACCTCGTAGTAGGAGATGATGCCGGCAGTAAACTGGAAAAAGCAAAAAAAATCAACACCATCCGGATCATCACAGAAGATGAGTTCCTGGAGATGATCAAATAGTACTATGATTGATGATACTTTTTATATGAAGCAGGCGCTGAAAGAAGCGCATAAAGCTTTTGAAGATGGCGAAGTGCCTATTGGCGCCGTGGTGGTACTCAACAACCAGATCATCGGCCGTGGACACAATCAGGTAGAGCGATTAAACGATTGTACCGCACATGCGGAAATGATCGCGCTCACCGCAGCCTTTAATACACTGGGCAGCAAATACCTGATGGAAGCCACCCTGTACGTGACTGTAGAGCCTTGCCTGATGTGTGCCGGCGCCTTGTACTGGAGCAAGATAGGAAAAATCGTATATGCGGCGGCGGATGATAAAAACAGCTATCGCCGCGCCACCGGCGACCGCTCTCCTTTTCATCCCAAAACCAAACTGGAGGCCGGTCCCTGCCGGGAAGAAAGCCTCCAGCTGATGAAAACTTTTTTTGAGCAAAAACGCTAACCATATTCTTAATCAAAAATTGTTGAAAGACCGGAATTATGCATCAGAAAAACATCGTTATCATTGGTTCTTCAGGCCATGGTAAGGTAGTGGCAGACATCCTTTCCCTGATGCCGCAATATAAGGTGGCAGGCTTCATTGATGCCTTCAGGGAAAAGGGGACCGTTTGTACCGGAGGACTGACTGTTTTGGGAGCAGAGCAGGACCTCCCGGCTATCATGCAAAACCTGAACGTGTGTGGAGGTATTGTGGCCATTGGCGACAATTGGGTCCGCAGCCAGGTAGTAGCTAAAATACAGGCTATCGCTCCCGGCTTCGAATTTATCAATGCGGTACACCCTTCCGCAGTGATATCTGCCAGCGCCACCATCGGTACAGGCAATATGATTTCTGCCAATGCTGTCATCAATGCCCATAGCAACATCGGCCACCATTGTATCATCAATTCGGCAGCCTGTATAGAACACGACAACCAGATGGATGATTACTCCAGCGTAGCACCACGGGTGGTGACAGGCGGAAACGTTGCCATCGGAACATTTACAGCAGTCAGTATAGGCGCCATCGTTAAACATGGTATCAGGATCGGAGAACACAGCCTGATCGGCGCCGGCGCTCTGGTACTCAAAAACGTGGATGCTTTCAGCACCTGGTATGGCGTGCCCGCCAGGAAAATGGCTGAACGCAAAGCCGGTGAAAAATATCTGTAGAAATATTCCATAAAAAGAAAAGACGCAAAGGACATCCCTTGCGTCTTTTCTCATTTTATGAAAGAAGATTACTTCATGCTTTTGTTCTCCATCAGTTTGTTGAGGGCCATCATCTGTTTCATGGTCTGGTCCATTCCTTCAGAAGAACCATCCAGGAAGATCACATTGCCTTTGGAGTTTTCTGCAAAGTTTTTGATGGCTTCGGTCCACATGGAGAAAAGGATCACAGAGGTATCGAGGTTAGCCTGTTGCATTTCTTTGGCGGCGGTGGTCATACCTTTGGCCACTTCCTCGCGGAACAGGGCTACACCCATACCACGCAGCTGTGCTGCCTGACGTTCAGCTTCCGCAGCGATTTTGATCGCATTACCATCTGCTTCCGCTGCTTTGGTTTTAGTGATCAGCAATGCCTGACCTTCGTTTTCTGCGGCGGCTTTCAGGTTGTTGGAAGATACTACCTGTGCCATGGATTTCATGATCACTTCATCGAAGGTGATATCATTCATCTGCAGGTCTAACAGGTGAAAACCCCACTCTTCCAGGGTTTTATCGATCTGCTCTTTTACGTGTTCTGTAATGTCTTTACGCAGACCGAGTACTTCTGCCTGTCTTTTGGTGGCTACAAATCCACGGATGGAGCCTTCGATGGTGCGTACCAGCGCCTGCATGAAACTTCTTTCATCCATGAATTTAAAAGCTACGTTTTTCAGTGTTTCTTCTTCCTGGTTCCATACGGAATAAAGCAACATAGCTTTGAAGTATACATTGGCCTGATCAATGGTGATGGCCTGGAACTCCAGCTCCACAGACCTGTTCTGAACAGAGATCTTTTTAAATACTTTTTCGACCAGGGGTATTTTCCAGTTCAGGCCAGGAAAGAGGATGCGGTTGTATTTACCGAAAATGGTGGTAATAGCAACATTGCCCTGCTGTACAGTAACGAAGGAAGACAGGGCTACAATAAGGCCCAGGAATGCCACGATCATCAGGAATACATTCATAATGCGTATTTTTTGTTAGGTAGGGTTTGAACGCCTAAATATAATCAAATAAACCGCAATATCAGAGATGGGCATATGCTTCCGCAAGCTGGATGCAGGTTAGATTTTGAGGGTGTTTGTGTGAAGACAAACAATGGATGAAAAACTGAGCTTAAAAAGACAATGAATGAATATTAAAAAAAGCTTAGTAATTAAATCCTTTGTTTTCTTCTGAAATATATGAATACATCATCCAGTTCAATTTGTTTCAATTGGTAAGCCAACCGTGTTCTCAGGTCCTCAGTCTCGTCTTTGATCTTTCGATACTGATCTTTCAGATTTTCATAACGTTCCACAATTTCCTCCGCAGTGGCAGTTTGATCCAGTTGTAAGATATAAAATGCTCTTTCCTCGGTTATCATAGTGATAGGGGGTATTTCAGCCAATAATCATGTCCGGATGTTTAAAAAACATGCTTCATTTTAATTCACTAAATTAGTGGAGATTCAAAAGCAAGCAAATACCCAACCTTGGGTATTTTTAGAAAAATTTAGCAAAGTTTAGCAATTTTCTCTCCGCATTTTTTCACTCCACAAACATTGATAATCAGCAAAATACAATTTAGCAATATACTTTTCATTCCGGGACATTCATTTTGAGGGTATATAAAAAACGGTGACAGAATGCGAAAAACTGATACTATTTTAACAAAGAAATCATTGATAACCGATCTTCCGGGCGATGGCTACCAGCTCTGTAGTATTGCGGACTTTTAGTTTCAACCGGATATTTTTACGGTGTGTTTCCACGGTATAGCGGCTCAGGTTCAGGGAATGGGCTATCTCTTTATTGTTCAGTCCTTGTACTGCGAGGCCCAACACGTCTTTTTCCCTTGCGGTGAGTTTATTCAACAGATTTTCGTTCTGCCGGCGCAGTATTTCACTGAGGGCCACAGAAATTTGTGCATTGGTATCGATAGCATGGGTAAGGTCCAGAAAGGCGCAGATGATCTCCTGTACACGCCCGTTGGCATCCCAGGTGAAGGGCACTTCCAGCCCCAGCAACCAGCGGTATTCTTCCTCTCCTTTTTTACGAATACGGGCTACTCCTCCAAAATGGCTTTTGTTGTCAATGAAAGATTGCTGGGCCACCACAGCCAGCGCGAAATCATCCGGATGCATAATATGCTGGAAAAATTCCATTCCCATGCCAGTCAACTCTGTGACAGTAAATCCAAATGTCTCCGCCAGACCGGTATTGCACCAGGTAATGGACTTGTTGTTATTATCATAACTGTAAAGCATTGCAGGTACACTGTTCAGAATGCTCTCTAACAACTGATTACGATCTCTTAATTGCTCATTTTCCTTTCGCAAAGCGGTGAGGGAAAGGTTTTGCCCAAAGTCCGAGCCTGTATGCATACTATACGTTTTAAACAAACAATAGGTAAACAACTGTCAGGCACATACGAAAAAACATGTCTGATGTTACGTCCTGTAAACCGAGTACATGTAAATATAAAATAATTTTCCATATGACCCAGCATTTGGCTGGTGCTAATTTAGTAATTGAAAAATGAAATTGATATTTAACGGATTGGCAGTAAATTTGGCGACTATCAAGAAATAATATTTTCAAACCCAATAAAAACAGAAGTTATGGCATTTACACTCCCGAGCTTACCCTACGCTACTGATGCGTTAGAGCCTCATTTTGATAAATTGACAATGGAAATTCACCACGGTAAGCACCATCAGGCATATGTTGACAATCTGAACAAAGCGATTGCCGGCACTGAGAATGAGAATAAATCCCTGGAAGAACTGGTGGCAAATGCTGGTAAAATAAGCCCTGCTGTAAGAAACAACGGCGGTGGTCACTGGAATCACAGCTTCTTCTGGACCAGCCTCGCTCCTAACGCAGGTGGCAAACCTTCCGGTAAACTGGCAGAAGCAATCGACAGCACCTTCGGTTCTTTCGATGCCTTCAAGGAAAAATTCAACACTGCCGGCGCTACCCGCTTCGGTTCCGGTTGGGCATGGCTGCTCCTGAAAGACGGTAAACTGGAAGTTTCTTCCACTCCTAACCAGGACAACCCACTGATGGACGTTGCTGAAGTAAAAGGTACCCCTATCCTGGGCGTTGACGTATGGGAACACGCATACTACCTGAAATATCAAAACCGTCGTCCGGAATACCTGAATGCTTTCTGGAACGTAATCGACTGGAACGCTATCAGCAAAAGATATGAAGCTGCCGCTCAATAAGGCTTGTAGCTGATATATAAAAAAACAAACCCCGCCAGAAAATGGCGGGGTTTGTTTTTTTACAAGGTCTGTATATTACAGCTCTTTGATTTTAATATTCTTGAGCCAGATCTCACTACCATGGTCCTGCAACGCAATGTGGCCTTTTTTAGACATTCCGTAGCCTTTGGCGTCTTTCCATTTTCCTTCTTCCTTGTGTTTCTTCCACTCATCTGTCCACAGATCATACCCGGCTGTTTTTTGTCCGTTCAGCCAGTGTTCCACATGGCCTTTGTTGACAACAATGCGGGTAGTATTCCATTGTCCGATAGGATTGGAAGCCGCTACCAGCGGAGGATTCATCGCATAGTTAGCACCAGTCTTCTGCCAGTCTTCCAGCTTATCCGGGAAGTTGTTATCATCAATGATCTGATATTCCGGACCACTCAGATAAGGAGCATCAAATGCTTCGGTCACCATATACAGAATGCCGCTATTGCCCTGTGCTGCCAGTTTCCAGTCTGCTGTCAGTTCAAAGTTCTCAAATTCCTTATCGGTGATCAGGTCGCCGCGTTTATCGCTTTTATCGGTGGCACTGCCCAGGCAATGTAAGATGCCGTTTTCTGCTATCCAGGTATCTGTAGGCTTGTTTTTAAAACCACGCCAGCCATCTTTGCTGGTACCATTGAACAGCAGCTGCCAGCCTGCTGCCTTGTCAGCTTCGCTGAGGGCAGTGATAGCGGAAGTATCTACTACTGCTGCAGATGCATGTGCAGCGGTAGTATCAGCATGTACGGCTGTTGTATCTTTGGTTTCCTTTGTAGCGCCTCCGCCACATGACATCACGGTAACGGCCATTGCAGACAGGGCTGGTACTAATAACTTTTTCATATGGTTCACTATTTTGTGGATTAAATAACTTTCAGGTTCTGTGGATCCCACTGAATGATCTTGTTGTTGAAATAACTTTCATTGCACAACAAGGCAGGTGCTGCTGCACGGAAGCCGAACAGCGGATCTTCTGCTACTTTACCACCGGTACGCATAGCATTGAAGAGATTGTAGAAGTGGTCAAAATGCGCACCTTTATAACCTTTCTCTGCTTCATACACCATTTTATCCTGCGGCAGGATGTCTGCACGGTGATAGGTAAACGATTTTTTAGCTTCAGCAGCCGCGTTGGCAGCAGCCAGCGGATCATTTTCATCCACGGCTACATTGTTACGGTACAAGGTTACACGGTCCCACTCTACTGTCATAGAACCTTCGCTGCCCACCATACGCAGGTAGTTGGTACCACCGGTGCCATCTACGAAGTTGACACGCAATGAGAGGTTAAATGCCGGATGGACTGCTGTTTCCGGATAATCAAACATACCCAGCATAACGTCTGGTACTTCCCTACCATCGTTCCAGTAACGCAGACCACCTGTAGCCATCACTTTATTAGGACCGATGGAACCGGTCACCAGGTGCAGACTGGAGAACAGATGTACAAACAGATCACCGGAAACACCGGTACCATAATCTTTGTAATTACGCCAGCGGAAGAAACGCAGCGGGTCAAATGCACGCTTGGGCGCGTTTTTGAGGTAGGCGTCCCAGTCTACTGTTTTAGGAGAGGCATCGGCCGGGATAGGATACTGCCAGGCGCCGGTAGGCGACATACGTGCCCAGAACCCTTC belongs to Chitinophaga sp. HK235 and includes:
- a CDS encoding acetyltransferase — its product is MHQKNIVIIGSSGHGKVVADILSLMPQYKVAGFIDAFREKGTVCTGGLTVLGAEQDLPAIMQNLNVCGGIVAIGDNWVRSQVVAKIQAIAPGFEFINAVHPSAVISASATIGTGNMISANAVINAHSNIGHHCIINSAACIEHDNQMDDYSSVAPRVVTGGNVAIGTFTAVSIGAIVKHGIRIGEHSLIGAGALVLKNVDAFSTWYGVPARKMAERKAGEKYL
- a CDS encoding SPFH domain-containing protein, which encodes MNVFLMIVAFLGLIVALSSFVTVQQGNVAITTIFGKYNRILFPGLNWKIPLVEKVFKKISVQNRSVELEFQAITIDQANVYFKAMLLYSVWNQEEETLKNVAFKFMDERSFMQALVRTIEGSIRGFVATKRQAEVLGLRKDITEHVKEQIDKTLEEWGFHLLDLQMNDITFDEVIMKSMAQVVSSNNLKAAAENEGQALLITKTKAAEADGNAIKIAAEAERQAAQLRGMGVALFREEVAKGMTTAAKEMQQANLDTSVILFSMWTEAIKNFAENSKGNVIFLDGSSEGMDQTMKQMMALNKLMENKSMK
- a CDS encoding LuxR C-terminal-related transcriptional regulator, with amino-acid sequence MHTGSDFGQNLSLTALRKENEQLRDRNQLLESILNSVPAMLYSYDNNNKSITWCNTGLAETFGFTVTELTGMGMEFFQHIMHPDDFALAVVAQQSFIDNKSHFGGVARIRKKGEEEYRWLLGLEVPFTWDANGRVQEIICAFLDLTHAIDTNAQISVALSEILRRQNENLLNKLTAREKDVLGLAVQGLNNKEIAHSLNLSRYTVETHRKNIRLKLKVRNTTELVAIARKIGYQ
- a CDS encoding superoxide dismutase — translated: MAFTLPSLPYATDALEPHFDKLTMEIHHGKHHQAYVDNLNKAIAGTENENKSLEELVANAGKISPAVRNNGGGHWNHSFFWTSLAPNAGGKPSGKLAEAIDSTFGSFDAFKEKFNTAGATRFGSGWAWLLLKDGKLEVSSTPNQDNPLMDVAEVKGTPILGVDVWEHAYYLKYQNRRPEYLNAFWNVIDWNAISKRYEAAAQ
- a CDS encoding DUF1080 domain-containing protein yields the protein MKKLLVPALSAMAVTVMSCGGGATKETKDTTAVHADTTAAHASAAVVDTSAITALSEADKAAGWQLLFNGTSKDGWRGFKNKPTDTWIAENGILHCLGSATDKSDKRGDLITDKEFENFELTADWKLAAQGNSGILYMVTEAFDAPYLSGPEYQIIDDNNFPDKLEDWQKTGANYAMNPPLVAASNPIGQWNTTRIVVNKGHVEHWLNGQKTAGYDLWTDEWKKHKEEGKWKDAKGYGMSKKGHIALQDHGSEIWLKNIKIKEL
- a CDS encoding Gfo/Idh/MocA family protein, yielding MPVNSNENSRRHFISKFAKGVVGASLLPSIITAADRTRNVESLSRLNEKYTANDHIQVALIGAGGMGTADANTAITVPGVKLVAACDLYDGRLADAKKKWGNDIFTTRNYNEILDRKDIDAVIIAVPDFWHKEISVAAMNKGKSVYCEKPMVHDVSEGPAVVEAQKRNGKVVYQVGSQGMSSLGNEKARQLLKDGAIGKLNYAEGFWARMSPTGAWQYPIPADASPKTVDWDAYLKNAPKRAFDPLRFFRWRNYKDYGTGVSGDLFVHLFSSLHLVTGSIGPNKVMATGGLRYWNDGREVPDVMLGMFDYPETAVHPAFNLSLRVNFVDGTGGTNYLRMVGSEGSMTVEWDRVTLYRNNVAVDENDPLAAANAAAEAKKSFTYHRADILPQDKMVYEAEKGYKGAHFDHFYNLFNAMRTGGKVAEDPLFGFRAAAPALLCNESYFNNKIIQWDPQNLKVI